A single Rhodoflexus caldus DNA region contains:
- a CDS encoding MoaD/ThiS family protein, which translates to MKISILLFGILREQLSTSSLEWQIAQEHYTVADLLNELKTTYPMMGALKSVAVAINGEYALPDYIIRPTDEIALIPPVSGG; encoded by the coding sequence ATGAAAATTTCCATTCTACTTTTCGGGATTCTGCGCGAACAACTCAGCACATCGTCGTTGGAGTGGCAAATTGCACAGGAACATTACACCGTAGCCGATTTGCTCAACGAACTGAAAACCACTTACCCAATGATGGGCGCACTTAAATCGGTAGCGGTGGCCATCAACGGCGAGTATGCACTGCCCGACTACATCATTCGCCCAACCGACGAAATCGCACTGATTCCGCCTGTAAGCGGAGGGTAA
- a CDS encoding porin, whose amino-acid sequence MGKWLHAISFCVVWCAFSITACAQGDGQKGIDHSYKPLTLKLDDSGNKYVRFIIWHHFWLSRTQNNPGTRSYTGEDMPASVDFGVRRSRFLAYAQVSPRFLVLTHFGINNQNFASGGAPGTDATNQVISGNKKPQIFFHDIWTEYMIADKKLYIGTGLHYWNGISRMSSHSTLNFMTMDAPIFNWPLIENNDQFARQYGVYAKGQLGKFDYRIAVNKPFLFDRQPLENRAFGTATEKAAFSGYFNYMFKESESNKLPFFVGSYLGAKTVFNIGAGFYYHPESTASLQNGVKTKHDIVLWGADLFYDRPLNGGKNFLSLYSVFYNYDFGPNYLRNIGILNPEINFNPTTVSFNGPGNAQPTIGTGQIWYTQVGFGLPKLKNGTQFMPYATHTWKNFEYLNQPSHQFDIGFQWFINQHNAKISLQYGARPVYDLNRNKLGKLYGEWILQTHIFI is encoded by the coding sequence ATGGGCAAATGGCTTCATGCAATTAGCTTTTGTGTAGTATGGTGCGCGTTTTCAATTACTGCCTGCGCGCAGGGCGATGGTCAAAAAGGCATTGACCATTCGTACAAACCACTGACCCTAAAATTGGATGACAGCGGCAACAAGTATGTCCGTTTTATTATTTGGCATCACTTCTGGCTGAGTCGTACGCAGAACAACCCGGGTACGCGTTCCTATACGGGAGAAGATATGCCTGCATCGGTTGATTTTGGGGTGCGGCGTTCCCGTTTTTTGGCCTATGCACAGGTTTCTCCTCGCTTTTTAGTGCTGACCCACTTCGGCATTAACAATCAGAATTTTGCCTCCGGCGGCGCTCCCGGTACAGATGCAACCAATCAGGTAATTTCCGGCAACAAAAAACCGCAGATTTTTTTTCATGATATCTGGACGGAGTACATGATTGCCGATAAAAAACTCTATATCGGTACGGGTTTGCACTATTGGAACGGCATTTCGCGCATGAGCAGCCACAGTACGCTAAATTTTATGACCATGGATGCGCCGATTTTTAACTGGCCGCTGATTGAAAACAATGACCAATTTGCCCGCCAGTACGGCGTATATGCCAAAGGGCAATTGGGAAAGTTTGACTATCGGATTGCCGTTAATAAGCCGTTTCTGTTTGACCGACAGCCGCTGGAAAACCGCGCTTTTGGTACGGCAACCGAAAAAGCAGCGTTCTCGGGCTATTTCAATTACATGTTCAAAGAAAGTGAATCCAACAAACTGCCTTTTTTTGTAGGCAGTTACCTTGGCGCAAAAACGGTTTTTAACATTGGTGCGGGCTTTTACTACCATCCCGAATCTACGGCCAGTCTGCAAAATGGGGTTAAGACAAAGCACGATATCGTGCTATGGGGTGCCGATTTGTTCTACGACCGGCCGTTGAATGGCGGTAAAAATTTTCTCTCGCTGTATTCGGTATTCTACAATTACGATTTCGGCCCTAACTACCTGCGCAATATTGGCATATTGAATCCTGAAATCAATTTTAACCCGACCACCGTCTCCTTTAACGGCCCCGGCAATGCACAGCCAACCATCGGGACGGGGCAAATCTGGTACACGCAGGTTGGTTTTGGGCTTCCCAAGTTGAAAAACGGTACACAGTTTATGCCTTATGCAACGCATACGTGGAAAAATTTTGAGTATCTCAACCAGCCATCTCATCAGTTTGATATTGGTTTTCAATGGTTTATTAATCAGCATAATGCCAAAATATCGCTGCAATATGGCGCAAGACCTGTGTACGACCTGAACCGCAATAAACTTGGCAAACTCTACGGCGAGTGGATTTTGCAAACCCATATTTTTATTTGA
- a CDS encoding DUF4212 domain-containing protein, which translates to MKTSEETEHLRQYWRRNLRILAVLLGIWLLVSCFLSIFFVKELNAYRLGGFKLGFWFAQQGSIYIFLALIVIYVRQMNKLDKEFDVDEK; encoded by the coding sequence ATGAAAACATCGGAAGAAACCGAACACTTGCGCCAATATTGGCGGCGAAACCTGCGCATCTTAGCCGTATTGCTTGGCATATGGCTGCTTGTATCGTGCTTTTTGAGTATTTTTTTTGTAAAAGAGCTGAATGCTTACCGATTGGGTGGCTTTAAATTAGGCTTTTGGTTTGCTCAGCAAGGCTCTATTTATATTTTCCTTGCATTAATCGTCATCTACGTTCGTCAGATGAACAAGTTAGACAAGGAATTTGATGTTGATGAAAAATAA
- a CDS encoding sodium:solute symporter family protein produces the protein MDVQIWTYIIVGLSFALYISIALWTRANSTKEFYVAGGGVSPLANGMATAADWMSAASFISMAGIISFAGYDGSVYLMGWTGGYVLLALLLAPYLRKFGKFTVPDFIGERYYSNVARTVAVICALFVSFTYVAGQMRGVGIVFSRFLEVDINTGVIIGMFIVLFYAVLGGMKGITYTQVAQYVILIFAYMVPAIFISIQLTGNPVPQLGFGGTLAAEPGVYLLDKLDGLNRELGFTEYTDGSKALIDVFAITFALMIGTAGLPHVIVRFFTVPKVRDARSSAGYALLFIAILYTTAPAIAAFARTNLIQTVSNQPYAAMPEWFKKWETTQLIKFEDKNTDGLIQYVADKDKNELKIDNDIMVLANPEIAKLPNWVIALVAAGGLAAALSTAAGLLLVISAAISHDLLKKQLMPKITEKQELLAARSASVFAVVIAGYFGINPPGFVAAVVALAFGLAAASFFPAIILGIFYKRMNKEGAVAGMVGGLLLMIYYMLAFKFNAFGETTPKDWWLGISPEGFGTVAMFANFFISIVISAFTPPPPVRVQHLTESIRYPKGAKAASGHH, from the coding sequence ATGGATGTTCAAATTTGGACTTATATCATTGTAGGGCTGAGTTTTGCGCTGTATATCAGCATTGCACTCTGGACACGAGCAAACTCTACCAAAGAATTTTATGTGGCAGGCGGTGGTGTTTCTCCGCTGGCCAACGGCATGGCAACAGCCGCCGATTGGATGTCGGCAGCCTCTTTTATTTCAATGGCCGGCATTATTTCATTTGCAGGCTACGACGGCTCGGTGTATCTGATGGGTTGGACGGGAGGTTACGTGTTGCTGGCACTGCTGCTTGCTCCTTACTTGCGCAAGTTTGGCAAATTCACCGTCCCTGATTTTATCGGGGAACGCTATTATTCCAACGTAGCGCGGACAGTAGCCGTTATTTGCGCTCTTTTTGTTTCGTTCACCTACGTAGCAGGGCAAATGCGCGGCGTAGGCATTGTATTTTCCCGCTTTCTGGAAGTGGATATCAACACGGGCGTAATTATCGGGATGTTCATCGTGCTGTTCTATGCCGTACTGGGCGGTATGAAAGGTATTACCTACACGCAGGTGGCGCAGTATGTTATCCTGATTTTTGCCTACATGGTTCCGGCAATTTTTATTTCTATCCAACTGACGGGCAATCCCGTGCCGCAATTAGGCTTTGGCGGCACACTGGCAGCCGAACCGGGCGTTTATCTGCTCGACAAACTTGATGGGTTGAACCGCGAATTGGGCTTTACCGAATATACCGACGGTTCTAAGGCGCTGATAGACGTATTTGCCATCACCTTTGCGCTGATGATAGGTACTGCCGGATTGCCGCATGTGATTGTGCGCTTTTTTACGGTTCCCAAAGTGCGTGATGCCCGCTCCTCTGCGGGGTATGCGCTGCTGTTTATTGCCATCTTGTACACCACAGCGCCTGCCATTGCAGCATTTGCCCGCACCAATCTGATTCAGACCGTCAGCAATCAGCCATACGCCGCTATGCCTGAGTGGTTCAAAAAATGGGAGACAACCCAACTGATTAAGTTTGAAGACAAGAACACGGACGGCTTGATTCAGTACGTGGCCGATAAGGATAAAAATGAGTTGAAAATAGACAACGATATTATGGTGCTTGCCAATCCGGAAATTGCCAAGCTGCCCAATTGGGTAATTGCGCTGGTAGCAGCCGGTGGTTTGGCAGCAGCACTCTCTACGGCAGCGGGCTTGTTGCTGGTGATTTCCGCCGCAATTTCGCACGACTTGCTCAAAAAGCAGTTGATGCCAAAAATTACCGAAAAGCAGGAGTTGCTCGCGGCGCGTAGTGCATCAGTGTTTGCCGTGGTTATTGCGGGCTATTTCGGCATCAATCCTCCCGGATTTGTGGCGGCAGTAGTGGCGCTGGCATTTGGGCTGGCCGCTGCTTCATTTTTCCCTGCCATTATCCTCGGCATTTTCTACAAGCGCATGAACAAAGAAGGTGCTGTGGCGGGTATGGTAGGCGGCTTGCTGCTCATGATTTACTACATGCTGGCGTTTAAGTTCAATGCCTTTGGCGAAACTACTCCCAAAGACTGGTGGCTGGGCATTTCTCCCGAGGGTTTCGGAACGGTTGCGATGTTTGCCAACTTCTTTATTTCCATTGTGATTAGTGCCTTCACACCGCCGCCGCCCGTGCGTGTGCAACATTTGACCGAAAGCATACGCTACCCGAAAGGAGCCAAGGCCGCATCAGGGCATCACTGA